One window of the Leishmania panamensis strain MHOM/PA/94/PSC-1 chromosome 16 sequence genome contains the following:
- a CDS encoding hypothetical protein (TriTrypDB/GeneDB-style sysID: LpmP.16.1590) has product MSVKETSITLPLAAESVLDVDNGITATSAISVLGGRAMLIGTSEGSILLCVSMNENARVLTPHSEATLHFGAIYDITISSHHLVATAGHDAVSCVFPLHTLYRDSGITQCRRITGHTVPVVAVRFLSDGASLVALGADGRVLMVEVRSGAVLTSLFCGFAATCLACSLDETQLFVGGRSLASIDLHHAMRPTYLQSVAVAAAGLDARASLSGTAAAFGDAVLPRAPAWLRLYAWEEKSEATVGASQWQFRTPPHMLIRSLDVDSGDGALSAVFARHVLGTTSVEVCGSARWAAAGGRTAFETTWAPQALRCVPTALGCRLSRDRSTSVAAKKLRVRCRVKVSARPSAKQTSTQPRSFLSSSVALWNGRWYTSAFELAGGTPRLAASDDFAGVSVFTAETSDQDGFPSAGPRTPGEELLIAQAQRDELQRECDALFFQIKSLLVHKAAARSS; this is encoded by the coding sequence ATGTCAGTGAAGGAGACTTCTATCACCCTGCCGCTCGCGGCGGAATCCGTACTGGATGTCGACAACGGCATCACGGCGACAAGTGCCATCTCCGTGCTTGGCGGTCGAGCCATGCTTATTGGCACCAGTGAAGGCAGCATTCTGCTTTGCGTTTCAATGAATGAGAACGCACGTGTGCTGACGCCGCATTCCGAAGCAACATTGCACTTCGGGGCCATCTACGATATCACCATCAGCTCACATCACCTTGTTGCAACAGCTGGCCACGACGCCGTCAGCTGCGTCTTTCCTTTACACACACTCTACCGCGACAGTGGAATCACACAGTGTCGGCGAATCACGGGGCACACTGTCCCTGTTGTCGCAGTCCGATTCCTTTCTGATGGGGCATCCCTAGTAGCTCTTGGGGCTGACGGACGAGTACTCATGGTCGAGGTACGCAGCGGAGCTGTGTTGACGTCCCTGTTCTGCGGCTTTGCCGCGACCTGCCTGGCGTGCTCGCTGGATGAGACACAGCTTTTCGTTGGCGGTCGGTCCCTCGCATCAATCGAtctgcaccacgcgatgcGACCAACGTATTTGCAGTCCGTGGCTGTCGCAGCCGCTGGACTCGATGCGCGGGCGTCTCTCTCaggcactgcggcagcgtttGGTGACGCGGTTCTTCCTCGCGCCCCAGCATGGCTGCGGCTGTATGCGTGGGAGGAGAAGTCGGAGGCAACTGTTGGTGCATCTCAGTGGCAGTTCCGGACACCTCCCCATATGTTAATCCGCTCGCTGGATGTGGACTCAGGGGACGGGGCCTTGAGCGCTGTATTTGCTCGCCACGTGTTGGGCACCACGTCTGTGGAGGTCTGTGGCAGCGCGCGGTGGGCCGCTGCAGGCGGCAGGACCGCATTCGAGACAACCTGGGCACCCCAGGCCTTGCGGTGTGTCCCCACTGCACTAGGCTGTCGCTTGTCGAGAGACCGCTCTACGAGTGTGGCGGCTAAGAAGCTACGGGTACGGTGCCGAGTGAAGGTATCTGCCCGCCCGTCCGCCAAGCAGACTTCTACCCAGCCCAGATCGTTCCTGTCCAGTTCGGTGGCTCTCTGGAACGGTCGCTGGTACACTTCAGCATTTGAGCTGGCAGGTGGCACGCCTCGACTCGCTGCATCTGACGACTTTGCCGGGGTATCGGTTTTCACGGCAGAGACGAGCGACCAAGACGGCTTCCCATCGGCAGGCCCTCGAACCCCAGGTGAGGAGCTACTCATTGCCCAGGCGCAGCgcgacgagctgcagcgtgagTGCGATGCACTGTTTTTTCAGATTAAGAGCCTTCTAGTTCACAAGGCAGCGGCCCGATCGTCGTAA
- a CDS encoding hypothetical protein (TriTrypDB/GeneDB-style sysID: LpmP.16.1600) has translation MTTPNLDVLLGGPLAEELVASAGGLLALCKLSDAALRMLGTEEFQSIASSTRARQLHAGLLLKAPLFTDAFGDEEEVDTTDLKAAQKGAAQLGRKCALVAKADLAGAFSDGSLGEAEKEKLKVAFARLLAEGKVTAEDTQALSVPFVYVRGDAAKHKRGGVKERKKREAQQESVSVVARATQRVRMGVSEEEQVRQLLQREDIRSEFAKERAQQLLRESRKRGREVTHDEYDDLQNISL, from the coding sequence ATGACCACGCCGAACCTCGATGTCCTCCTTGGTGGCCCGCTGGCCGAAGAGCTGGTGGCCAGTGCAGGGGGCCTTTTAGCGCTGTGCAAGCTGAGCGACGCCGCACTTCGCATGCTGGGCACAGAGGAGTTCCAGAGCATAGCGAGCAGCACACGGGCGAGGCAGCTGCACGCTGGCCTATTGTTGAAGGCGCCACTTTTCACCGACGCCTTtggagatgaggaggaggtggacacGACGGACCTGAAGGCTGCGCAGAAGGGCGCTGCCCAGCTAGGCCGAAAGTGCGCGCTGGTCGCGAAGGCAGACCTTGCCGGGGCCTTCTCCGATGGTTCCCTCGGTgaagcagaaaaggaaaagctCAAGGTGGCCTTCGCCCGCCTGCTGGCGGAGGGCAAAGTGACCGCTGAGGACACCCAGGCGCTTTCTGTGCCGTTTGTCTATGTCCGTGGCGATGCAGCAAAGCACAAGCGCGGCGGTGTCAAGGAGcggaagaagcgagaggcgcagcaggagtcGGTCAGCGTCGTTGCCAGAGCGACGCAGAGAGTCCGCATGGGCGtcagtgaggaggagcaggtgcgACAGCTACTGCAGCGAGAGGACATACGTAGCGAATTTGCTAAGGAGcgcgctcagcagctgctgagggAGTCGCGGAAGCGGGGGCGAGAGGTGACCCATGATGAGTACGATGATCTGCAGAACATTTCCCTCTAG